The following DNA comes from Ignavibacteria bacterium.
TTGTATTCCACTGAGTTGTTAATTGTTTCCTTTATTTTCACTGAATACAATTTTCTGCCGGGAGAGTTGATTTTACCTTCGATCTGTTCCCATATAGCTACAGCAATATTTTCTGTTGAAGGGAGCACGCCCTTCATAAAATCAACATCCAGGTTCAGATTTTTGTGGTCAACTTTGTTTATTATCTCCTTTTCAACTAGGAGCTTTAATTCTGTGAGGTCCATAACATACCCAATTTCGGGATCGACTTCACCTGCAACTGTTACATCCATTTCATAATTGTGCCCGTGCCCGTTCGGATTTGAGCACTTACCGTACTTTTTCAGGTTTTCTTCATCGCTCAAAGCAGGGTTATAAACACTGTGCGAAGCGCTGAAATGGAACTTGCGTGTAATATAAAGCAATTTAATTTTTTGTTTTTAAGTTATTTAAAGCAGATCTGTAATGATATACAACGCTTAAAATTAGCAATAAGTTCATCAATATTAAATTCACAAATATATAATAATCATATCTGCCGGTGATTGCCGCTATACAGATGAGGAAAATATGAGTTCCTATTGAAAGTGAGCTTGCAAATGTTAAAAACGGCTTATTTTCATACCAGATTTTTTTGGTTTCTGCATTTTGCGGCAGCCTGTTCAGCAAATAAATATCAAGCTTATAAAACAGCAGGTCCTGCCAGCCATAAATAACCTGAAATACCCTTTGCAGGAAAGTTGTCCAGCTATCCTGCAATGCAATATCTTCATCTGTGATATTTTCCAGTAGCCTGTTCTGAGTTCCTTTGCCTGAAGAGCGGGTAAACGAAACCTGGTAGTAAATGAAGTATGAACAATGCAGCATAGAAAATATCATAGCTACAAAGCCTGCGGCAAATGCAAGGTATGAGCCCCAGAGCAGATGCAGGTTGTATGATACAGCCGCAAAGCTGG
Coding sequences within:
- a CDS encoding CDP-alcohol phosphatidyltransferase family protein; translation: MKNKFSYEKTLKTDPGNTFVNLQQYLFITSKQITKFFYYTKVTPHQVIFLSMVFGLTASVLFVIPGKYYAVGGAFLLFYKNVLDKVDGSLARAKGLDSRRGRFYDSISDFIVTLTSFAAVSYNLHLLWGSYLAFAAGFVAMIFSMLHCSYFIYYQVSFTRSSGKGTQNRLLENITDEDIALQDSWTTFLQRVFQVIYGWQDLLFYKLDIYLLNRLPQNAETKKIWYENKPFLTFASSLSIGTHIFLICIAAITGRYDYYIFVNLILMNLLLILSVVYHYRSALNNLKTKN
- a CDS encoding 6-carboxytetrahydropterin synthase, with product MLYITRKFHFSASHSVYNPALSDEENLKKYGKCSNPNGHGHNYEMDVTVAGEVDPEIGYVMDLTELKLLVEKEIINKVDHKNLNLDVDFMKGVLPSTENIAVAIWEQIEGKINSPGRKLYSVKIKETINNSVEYKGKKS